In Limanda limanda chromosome 3, fLimLim1.1, whole genome shotgun sequence, the sequence gcataaacatatttatttattgtggaGATTCAGAGCCACTAAGAGGAAGACAGGGTGGATGTGGGCTGTGTGAAgtcctgaggaggagaagctcacTGTTTGAGTCCCATGTGCTGGAGTGAAAAGGCTGATACTGCCATCATGTGGATTAAGGATGCACAGTGTCGTTTTAAACCGAACGCTATTAtttacgtttgtgtgtgtgtgtgtgtgtgtgtgtgtgtgtgtgtatgtgtgtgtgtgtgtgtgtgtgtgtgtgtgtgtgtgtgtgtgtgtgtgtgtgtgtgtgtgtgtgtgtgtgtgtgagagagagccaGGTGACACTGAGGTATGTGTCTTCTCTAATGAGATTTATTGGGCTCCAGATGTTCGTGGTTATGAAGATGTGTGTTGGAGATTTAGGAGGGTGAGACCTGCACCCTGTCAGAGTCACGGCTTGGGTGCTGTTTTACTGTCTGTCACccaccacccctcacctcaaccacccccccaccatcaCACCCCAGCTCCCCAGCTCATAGGTGGCCTCTTGgcctgacaacaacaacaacattggcccttttttcccctctctcgtACCAACGCGCAAGAAAGCAACCACACTTGGACTCTCAAAACTGATGTGGAACGACATTTTATAAACGTACAAAAGCACAGAAAATACCAAAAGGAATGTCTATAAATGTGGGcaaatacaaacatatacaaagtTGGTGGTGGCGAGTGTAAGAATATATGTTCACGATCCACCAAAAGCAACAATTCTCAGCTTCATGGACAGAAAGTTTGTCCATTCCCTAAATCCAGTTTACACGGTCCAGCACATTTTCAAGGTGACGcaactttaacaataaaacaaaaagccagTGCAAGTGTACTGAAATTTCCCAAATCAATATTTTCCTCATCTcctacataaaaacaaaaatcttctTGGCTCAGATTTACCGTATCCTTTCAAAGTCTGAGTTTTAAAGTCAGATGAGTGAGCGCTGGTTGAGGTGCCTCTCATGGATCATCAGTGAGTTCTTGCTCCTGATGTCATCTGGGCGGCTGAGGGAAGCATCAGCTGTGCTCATCCCATCAGCGAGTCTGACAAGGCACCAGAACAGCTGACCAGGCTCCAAGCTTCTCTCTCTACTAGCTGGCACAACATATTGTCACCttcctcatcgtcctcctcctcctcctcctcctcctcctcctcctcctcctcctcctcctcctcttcctcctcgtctcctggCTGTTCAGATGGCAGGCTGCAGCTTGGTCAGGTTCCTCTGGTGCATGCTGTGGTGGCGCACCAGCTCGTCAGAGCGGGCAAACTTCTTCTGACAGTTGGACCAGCGGCAGGTAAAGGGCTTCTCACCTGACAAGGAGGGGACGAACAagggaaacacaaaacaagagaaattGTTGCTTTAGAGTGAATTCAACCCCTGGGAATGCACGCTGGTGTTTCGTTGTGCATGACTCGTAAAAAGTCAGACAAAAGGGAATGGAGACGTAGAAAATAAAGGTATACGCACTTGTTTTACCTGTATGAGTCCGAGTGTGCGTCTTAAGGTGGTCTGACCGTGAAAACTTTCTCTGACACGTCTCGCACTGAAAGGGCTTCACTcctacacacagagagagagagagagagagggcggcgGGGGTCAGGGCCGTGGGAGAGACAGAAATGTGAAAGTGAGAGAAAGTTGTAGgtcaaacatttcattaaatcaCTGTAAGAGACGAAACACTTTACAAATTACAAAAGATCATTTTACAAAGTTTCTGATATCAGAAAAATATGAggaatttctctttttaaattaaaaatatgagGAATTAAGACATAATAATGAATTTATGAAGTGAATCATTGAAACATAGACAATATTTGTCTGATTATTGAAACCAGGATTTATATGGTAAAAgaaactttttttgttgttcttaGGACTAAGAGAGGTAGTTGCTTAAACGTTGAGTCATGGTATTATTGTGCACTGGATTCAATTGGATTGACAATAACTCCCCCCCGAAATGAAGCACTTGTGTACCTGTGTGTCTGCGCTGGTGCCTCTTTAACTGGTCTGAGCGGGAGAATCTGCGGCCACAGTCTGTGAAATCACACTGGTAAGGCTTCTCTCCTGCAAAATAAATCACCCCTTGCGTCAACATcttcataatcatcatcatccatcaAAATTATTCATATGGTACGTGATTAGATTTGATTCATCTGGATAAAGTTGGCTCCATCTTTATCGATCcgcctttcacacacacagctacataCACTCAAACCTGAGCAACAAACTCTTCCTGATAAAACACAAGATGGTTATATCTCTTCTTCAGACTTTGTCATTGCAGGAGCAGGAGTCAGAGGTGTAAATCACATGGTCTCACCGGTGTGTTTGCGGCCGTGCATCTGCAGATGGGACAGTTTGAAGTATCTCTTGCTGCAGCCTGGATAAGCACAGACAAATGGACGCTTCTCATTGGCCTCTGACCTCACAACAGGAGGAGCGATGCCAGGTACCCGTCTGACGTCCTTTAGAAAGAAAAGATAGAAAGAAGAGTCAAGAGGGCTTCATGGTAGAGATGTTCATGTTGCGTTTGTATCAATTGTATaactgtgtttgtatgtatgtgtgagtgtaaacTGACCTGTAGGCCTCTGAACAcactgtgtgcgtgtatgtggtACTGAGCACTGACAAGCATGGGTGGAGGCGGGACTATGGGTTCACTGTCATAACTGGTTGTATGAACGCTGCTGGggaaaaatgaattaaatggaATTAAAACACAGAGCAAAACATTGTTCCTATAGCTACACTATAGTGCAGGTTAGTATAATGTAGTACAGTATGCCAGAttctataaataaacaaaattctAAACATAATATACaagaaacattttttgttttatttcatagaatagaaatagaaatataagaAAAATGTCCCTCTTTAACAGCAATCACACTTATGGAACATCACAACTTAACTACAACTATTTTTAAGtgctttaataaatgttttatagaaTTACCACCTGTCAttagtaattattattatataatataaagtatataatattatatttttcatgATTGGTTACTCAATTAATtaagtaattaaaatgtaatgttaagAAAGTATCTCACGATTTGAAACCAAGTCttccaggttttttttaaatctaaaaccaCAATTTTTTAGAAATGAGGTCTTGTCAAAATGttctttttacacacacacacacacatacacacacacacacacacacacacacacacacacacacacaaacacacacacacacacacacacacacacacacacacacacacacacacacacacacacacacacgcacactattCTCCTCTTCCTGATTTCCCCAGGCAGTAGGCCAACAGCCATCTGGTCaaaccctcctcttcctcttcctcctcatcctcctccatcacaaAGAATACAACAATATAGTATTATatagaaagagtgagagagaaagagagacgctCACCTCTTCATGGAAGATGCCAGGCTGTTCATCTGGTTCCATTTTACACACTCCAGCTGAGATGCCATTTGGTAAACGTTGTCACTGAGGGAAACATAAGAACAAGAAATAAGGTAATATATTAGTAAATGAAAAGGTTATGAAACCAACTAATGTAATTAGCTGTGAGAATTTGTTTGtaattttgtttctttgttgaaATGCAAATTTTTGGGGAAATCCAGAAATGATAAATCACTGATAGTATGTATGCTGCCGGGTGTCCTTCCTGTCTTATCTCTTCCCTTATATGGATAGTGAAGACACTTGATTCAGGGGAAACTCCAAACGGTCGGCTTATTAACACATCCTGTCCACCCACCACACTCCTCACTGGCTTCATTAAAAAGCATGGGCTCCGGGCCATTCTTTACCTTGGCAGACCACACTGGTGTGttgtacagaaacacacacttggaCATGCAATCGTGCACTCTGCGGGGGTGAGTGCCTCGGTACCTAGCACACCACGGCCCGGTGCATGACATCACTCCGTCCTCAGTATCATTAAAGGTGGGAAACAGTTTTGGGGGAATTCTGGACAGCATTCCTTGAGAAGTCCTTGAGGGAAGGATCATGATGGCTCGCTAATCAGCCCTGAGCTATGTTACACTGTGGAAAGACTCACTGATATCTGACATatatacacagtgtgtgtgtgtgtgtgtgcatgtttctgttttgtttgaggGTTTCCAGCTCGGGCCGGACGCACTAACAACAGTGAAGTCTTCCCCCTTCTTATCAGCTGCTGTTCCAGTATTTGGGGTGCACATGTTTCTTTCCTCCAACAACATCGCAGGGCGGCATTCAAAGAATTTCATCCCAATTTACCCTTTGAGACGCTTCgcatcaaaatgaaaacaagttggaaacacattcagagGTTAGAATAAGCAGACTCCCTGTCCTAGCTGCACCCCTCCTCCCATCACCTCTTATTTACActgaacttttactttttgTTCCTCAGGACGGACTCAGACAGATCAGCAGTAGATCACTCAAGCGTTTGTTTTGACCTGCTGGGCAACACTTAACCTCAGAACAAATTAGACATTAACGCAGGATCAGAGAGAGTTCCCACCTCCGAAAATGAACAGAGAGCAAATCTGACATTAGATGTCTGTATGAATTTCCACTGGAAAGAGAATTCAAGGTAGCAGGAGTCAAATATATAGCAACAACAAAGTGTACCTGTTGTAGTTTCTCAGCAGCAGAGCCTGGTTGCTCGGACACGATTCTGGAGGGTTGAGGCAACCAAACATGGGAGGAGGTGCCCCGTACTGCTGGTCAACTGGAATAAAGAAATTAGACGTTTAAATACTTTCATCAATGctcaaatacatttaatgttaaaagaaaacagagaaataaaataaaataaaataactacaAATAGAAAATATCCATTATATTCACAGATTACAAGCAGTTCTGAAGAGGTGGGTTTAAGTAATGTTGCACAGCCAATgcctgtaaccccccccccccacaatatTAATACTGTCACACTGAATGAAAAAGATTGagttataaaaacacaataaagtgGTTGGTTTTCTCCCTTCAATTTAATTTGCAGCAAGAACATAGAGTAACTATTTTAATGTAGTTACTTTGGCAACTACTAAGTTGGTATTATCTGGCAATATGACGTATAGATAGTGATTATTTCTTTGGTATATCAATTACATATTGGTAAGAAATTACAATTTAGAAATTATCCAGCGTATTTGACCTCAGATGCCTCCAATGAGCAAACCTTAAGTCAAGCCCTTTTAGCCTCCGTTACGATGGTTCCTAATTCCTTTTCTTGTGATCCACTAATTGATTAAGAAACTCAGTTtcaactttactttgaaaaattgCTAATTGCAAAGCGGCACACTTTCCATTGTCCCACAACAGCTTGTTAACTAACACATGAGTCTTAGAACTTTCCAAAGAAAGATCTTGTCCAagaatatttgtattatttattgttttctgtccCAGACTTGCcactaaaaacattaaaattcactcctctttataaataaatatactgaGTAATAGATCATTCCAAAGACATGGTCAGGCACGACTTTTCTTTTCAAAGAGAGAACAGGACAATTAGAAACAGTGGTGCTTTTCAGGTTCGTATAGTATATTAGTCCCCAGACAGATTTTGACATTCCAGCAGTCACAtaaagctgtttcctcaagttATCACTTCCAGAGTCATTCACCATACGTATGCTTAGAGTGAGAGgaaggagtgtgtttgtgtgtgtctgctggcatgaatgtgtgagtgtgcgcacacaagatggagagagatgaaggaaaATAGCGACTCTGTTGTGATATGAAAAATGACAGGTTACTTATATAACCTTGCCGTGACAGGACAGCCTCCCAGTCTGCGAGTCAATTTAGTGGAAACAACGTTGGGGATGCAGACAGTTACCTATGTTGTTTGGAGGTGACAGTGTGTCCTCGTGTTTGAAGGAGAGGCTGGAGAGCTGGGGGGTGTGGTGGGACGCAACGTGACCACAACTGGGACTGCTCTCCAAACCCACCGCTCCATAAcctgacaaaagaaaacaaaagagtgaAGGAAGTTAAAAGCATCTTATTGGCCCGGTCGAGTCATTAGATCACCATCTCACAAAAGACTGTAACAGTTTGAAGCTTGCACTGCCTCCAGCATCTGAGCGGTTTATCTGAATCCTCCTGGTAGAATCTCTAAGTGCTTGCAGGGTTACTACAGAGAAACATTCGTCAGACGACTAAATCCACTTTCCTTGTAACATATCTATTTTTTCCAGCCATCAATCTTTGGCCTTGTGGTTGCAGGCAGATGGAAAAGGAAATTTGGCAAACACACCTCTGACAGACCGAGATGAGCCACTGTAGAATattcttgataaaaaaaaaacaatgagaagaaaggaattgcacatttacaaaatatattACGTTTGTTTGTTGCTACTGCAAAATGGTAATCATATATAGTAACAATGCATACAGTGAATACTGAGTTAAATTAGGGTGGCAAATCTGATAATAGTACATGAAATCAATCATACAACCACATGCGATGTGCGTCTACACAGAGAGCCTGTGTCCTGAGTCCAGCCCCGGAGGGATCTTGAAAAGTTTAAAGAAAAGTGACTCTTCTTTAAATCCCTCCAGCCTGTAGAATGTTACTCTGAGCATTTTATCACTTCATCAAAAACTACTTTCCACTGAGAAAACAAGACTCACAGCGCACTGTTTGTCAAAGTCACATCAGCCGACACGTTCAGGTTTAAATGTCTGACCTCTGAGTGATGCGCCCCAACAGACAGTAAGCACACAGAGAGATATCATATCCACTGTATGTTAAAAAAGCAGCAGGGGACACACAGCACAAAGAAGTTTTATTCCAGATTAAAATTTTTAAAACCCCTCTGAGGTGTTTGGTGAAGgtaaagaattaaaaaataaaaaaaagtggtaAGAGCACAAGTCCATTTTACTTTCCACAGCCTGTATGACATCAGCAAAAATTTACTTTTTCATtggtatatattttttgtatatgtatatcatttttacttttgttgTTGTAGGAATTACTGGGTACAATTTACCAAGTAGAGAGAAGTTGTTTTGACTGTTTTACTTTAAAGCTGTCTCAAAGTCAGTGGCAGTTGCAGAAAATGATCTGCatgaaaactgtaaaacataCTGATCATGATATTAAATTGAAAATAAGTAatacaacaaacaaaataacGATCTTTCTTTGGTACCAGAGGGTATAATTCTGTCCTCAAATAATTTGATGATGAGGCATAATTtcctaaataaaataaacgtgCTGTTACCAAGTTTCTGTGTAAATCAGCAGAGTATCATAAAATACTTTGAATGTGAATCGTACAGACAAACCTGCACATCAGAAAACTATACTTTGAACGTGTATGATTACAGAGACTTTGCAGTAATTAAACTTGATAAAACCTTATTGATGATCTACCTAATCATTTAATTCCAAATTAAACACATATTACTGTTGAAATATGACTAATATAATAACTAATTataaatgatgatgatactAATAATGATAACTGTTGTAGTGACTCTGCGAGTGACTGAATTTCCAAGGCATTAAAATCATTTCTACAGAGAAACTCTGTAAACCCCAGTGGACAGGAACCACTGGTGATCTCTGCCAGACGATTACCAGAAATCTGTCAACCTCTTCCTCACATGGGACAGAATGACCCGGGACCGCTCATAGCATCCTGCTCAGACACAACACTGTTGACAAACCCTAAACACGGAGTCACATCACGAACACATGGCAGGAAATGTGAAATAACTGACTTGTAATAACACCTTGACTTCATTGATTAGAGTGTGAAAACAGCTCCTCATGTTTCGCGGCCGCAACATAACTAAGCTAATGAGAGGAGACAAAGGTGGGACTGGTAATCAGCCGGCTTACCCTGGTTCCTGGCCGCAGGGGGACTGTCCACACAGCTGGGCAGGTAGGTCCCATTGGGGAACACTCTGGGTTGACCAGTTGTTGGTTCTCCGAAGGCTCCGACCCGACAGGGGCCTGCCCCTGTGAACTGGCCTGAGAAGTGCACCGTGAAGGCCCCACAGGGTCCACAGTGAGGGTCCTCTATGGGGTCCGCGGTCCCCCAACCTGGTTCCTGCTTGATCAGGGAGGGGTGGGAGGGCAGGGAGCTGTAGGAAGAGCTTGGGTGGAGGTCCAGCAGTTGGGTCCACTGGCCAGTGCCAACGGACATCCCACAGCCGCCACCAGCTCCTGGTAAGGATGGCATGGGAGGCGCTGGAGTTAAAAGGGTCAGATCTCGTACGTCTGACCCCATGGACATGGCTCCATACGGTTCAGTCAGCATTGTTGAAGGCAGCTCGAGACAGTTCACAAGAGAATGAGGGTATTCCAGTGAAGACACGGATGGGAAATTAAGAAGTCACAGTAATAATCTCCTACAAGCGCAAGAAAAACTCAACCTGAAGAAACAACGAGCACGAAGGAAAGTCCtctacagaaacaaacatcagttATCGCAAATCACTACAGGAGCCATCTTTTCCAACTAAATGACGACATTGATTGAAGGTGGGATGATGAACAAAATCTGCCAAATCTGAAGCTCCCTGTGTATCTGCAGCCGGTGGAAGTGGGAGTCAGTGAGGGTAACAGTGccttgtccctctgtctctatAATGTCTGGCTTTCCTAACTCTCCTGAAGGCTCAAATAGTGCATAACTCAGTGGACAGGGGGAGGAGCGAGGGAGGCTGAGAAGAAGATGACTCCCTGGCCAGCGCGGCCGTGCACTCTGCAGATCCTGACTAACAGCACATTTGCATGAGCGGGCGTTGCTTTAGAAGTTTAGATTCTTTGTTCAAGTGTCGGTCAAATTGAATAGTTGCATTAGTTTTTACGAATATGTTTGAGgtgcttgatttaatttatgtaATTAAATTCCTCTGAAAAATTAGGGACTTTGTTGAAGGGGCTTAAAGTATGGACAACAACAAGTAAAAGAGTGTCTTTACGTATTTAATTTCCTGTGTGTACACATCAAAAGATATGGATATCTGAACATGTACAACTGAATGAAACTGACAAAGTTCAAAGTTAAACTagataaaaaacaatttaatttaaaaaaaaaactaagatgTTTTGCCCTGTTGACCTCTGGGTTTCTCGTAAGTTCATGTCTGACTCTTCTGACTCATCTGTAACATTAACTATTTCCCACTTTCAAACTCTATTTCTAACTGGATGGAGCAACAACGTAAAGAAAAGACAtgagaaaagtgaaaaacagaTGAGTCACAAGATACCACACTTGGTTTGGTAAGACCATAGTCTTATTAAgtacaattattattttaattataaatatgtattgattttttaagtattatcttatattattatttttgttctgtattttttatttttatttttatgcaaGATGAGACAAAGTCAAGaagacagatttccacaaaataaaaaatccagtATATTTTGATGAAGATTTGATAAAGGGGCAGATTCAGGATtggctttttctctttctccaacaTTGGGAGATAGCATATAATACAATTCAATTTGGATTTGGTGAATATAaatttggtttcataaggaAACTGTTGGAAGGTTTACACTCAACTGAGAGTTCTAGTTACTATTTTATTAATTCCAATGAAGGCGTTCAcatatacaaatttaaaaaaacttttttgtgttttctttaatgaCATATTGAATAACATAGTAAttcatcaaaatgtaaaaataataaagcatGCAGAAAACATACTCTGACTTATCCCATTTTGGCAAAAGCGCTGTTTTGCTAAAAGCTACTTCACGCAAACTGCATGGCCTTGGAGCAAAGCCACATCACACAAAAGGATAATTATTTATtagtggaggagagggggaggtatgtgtgtgtgtgtgtgtgtgtgtgtgtgtgtgtgtgtgtgtgtgtgtgtgtgtgtgtgtgtgtgtgtgtgtgtgtgtgtgtgtgtgtgtgtgtgtgtgtgtgagcacttaAGAGATAGGGGTTTTGACCTTAACTCAGTGTAGAACTACAGAAGAATGCAGTAAGTCGAAATATGCCAGTGAATTCAACACAGCTGCTGTGGATTTTTTAACATTATAATATTTGTCAGTTTAGCAGTTCGGTGCCTCCTTTACTTTAAAGTCTGACACAGTGAACAAATATACTATGCTACATCCAGTGGAGCTTTACAGTCAGATGTGATGAGAACATAATGCTCACTTCTGTCTTCACTTCACTTTACAGTGTATATGAGAAAGAATAAGAACAAAAGCAGTAAAAAGAAACCTTgatcattgtaaaaaaaaaaataaaaaatgacttgACTATTGATTtcaaaaacttggtgtaaaatAAATTATGCAACAGTGAATTAGTTTACAAAgtaatttcatttgttttattgatatCAATTACTCAGCatggaattaaaaaaactcCACTGACGATGCTGAGAGGTGAAGAGTGTTTCGTCACTTCTTCTCAACACCATCTGGAATATTATAGTCTAGGATTCCAGTGAAGGTAAGTGACCACTGATTCAACTTAAGAAGAAGCGATGGGAGGGGAGAGACTGACATCTGAAATGGGCAAAGCGGAGgaagcaagaaaaacaaatgagagtaaattcaaagaaaaaaaaacagtaagagTGATGAAATCTTCCGAAAAAAATTCTGAAGAAGCATGAACACAGGCTGCTGTTGTTGAACCACAAGTCTTTGTTGCACAATCACACTGATAAATCCACTTAAATCCAGTTTTGGTGACTATTCTTTTTGACGTTCAGTAGACGGATCACTTGCTGCAGCTCGACAGATGCTGATTCCACTGTGAGACTTTGCAGTAACAGCAGCTTGGTCAAAGACAAAGTCATTTTCTTAGTCACATAATTAAAAATATGAtcagaatggcactcagtagagcgaaCTATTCCCtggaaaaagttttaaaatgtcataaaaatgCAATCtatctcaaaatgttaaagataGTGAAgaaaagattcctggatccaccctgTAAAGCAGATCTACACCAACATTTAAAGGGTTCTTCACTGACCCATAGCACATCCTTTCACTTAGTTCTGTAGCAATCCGTCCTGTTGTTTTTACACTATCTTGTTCACAGACATACAAATCaataaacaaatggacaggggtaaAAACCTAATCTAGACTTGAACAGAACTAGTTCTTACGGCGTGTTGTCAGCTGTGAaagtcaacccccccccccctccaatcTGAGGTCAAAAAGGTGCGTGGGGGAGGGCAGTTTCCTAAGCTATTTAATTATTCTTCTGAAAACACATACTGACACTTTAACTCTTTTCAGGACAACAATAAACCCTATTTGACCAAGAGCTATCTGACAATCTAATAATCCAAGCATATCTGCTGACATCCATTTTAACAGTCATAACCTCTGAAAGATAAACACAGATTTCTCTGGATGATTCGTGGTCTCTGACTTACTCTATTCTGGGAAACAAACGAGTGCAAAGGCAGACCCGTATCCCCGGGGATCACGCAGACATCCAGAGGACGTCCACGTAGCCAATTTCAAAATAGCAGCAAAGAGAATTAATTTCTCCCtaaacagtttgaaaaaaaaagaaccctCCTGTGGTCCGCCCtctacaaacaaacagaaacactaaATAATGTAGTACATGTACAAAAGGTTGTGGCACAATTAGAAGtatcttgccaaaaatctgagcgagagagagagaaagagagagagagagaggatatgCTTGTGAGCCAAGGCAAATGCTGGCCGTGCCTTCCCCAGCGGAGTCTTTAGCAGGGATGCATCAAATGTGACGGGGGCCGGGAGAAAACAAGCCTTTCAGCCCCTATGACGGATGGCAGTCCCCAAATACACCCATTCTTCAGCTCGCTCGCTGGTTAACTCAGGGTTTAAAACAACAACGCCGTGCCGAGGAAGGGAAATGGTCAATACTGCCTCTGACCTTTTACAAGAAATACACTCGACTCCAGCTTTCTGCACCGCGATGAGTAACAGGCAACTGGAGAGGGGTTGGTTCCAGCCAGAGAGACGCATGATAAACTACGCAGATATGTGACTTGGCggaacacatgaagaagaaattactttttccattttaataACCATCTGTATTCATGCTACTGCATCCGGAGATAGACAGTTTATTAAGCTGCTTCTTTTCAAATCGAGAGCGCCGGCGATTTAAAACGATgtgatttatttacatttttaaaactttaagcaatcagttttttcttttgtggcTACGATTTGATCATCAAAACAGTCTGCGTAAGAGAAGTGCCAGAGAGCAACAGGTGTTATTTTGATGTGCTGACAGTGGCATAAAAAAGGCCTAGTCCTTCACTTGTCTGCGTGGGCATGGAAACACTCAGataacaaacacagcagcatttCTAGGAAAGCAAAGAACACCAAAGAGTTATATTCTTCAGTCTTCTGTCAATGAGCTTCTGAGAACAGTGTTCGGGTTGTGCGAGAGCCAGTCTCCTGCTCTTTGAGATAACAAAAAACGAACACACCTCTCATCATCTTGTCATTTTGCTCATTGACGCAAACATTTGGAAAAATCTGCATCACACCTAAATTCATTTTCACACATCTTTGCTCCTGCCTGGGGTCGACATAGAACGCAACAATCGCcactttttaatttcctctcatATCTTCCCAGAGCTGCTCTTCAAAGTCTTGCATATCAGCGCAGAGAtaagaaacagaggagagggatCT encodes:
- the wt1b gene encoding WT1 transcription factor b isoform X2, with protein sequence MLTEPYGAMSMGSDVRDLTLLTPAPPMPSLPGAGGGCGMSVGTGQWTQLLDLHPSSSYSSLPSHPSLIKQEPGWGTADPIEDPHCGPCGAFTVHFSGQFTGAGPCRVGAFGEPTTGQPRVFPNGTYLPSCVDSPPAARNQGYGAVGLESSPSCGHVASHHTPQLSSLSFKHEDTLSPPNNIVDQQYGAPPPMFGCLNPPESCPSNQALLLRNYNSDNVYQMASQLECVKWNQMNSLASSMKSVHTTSYDSEPIVPPPPMLVSAQYHIHAHSVFRGLQDVRRVPGIAPPVVRSEANEKRPFVCAYPGCSKRYFKLSHLQMHGRKHTGEKPYQCDFTDCGRRFSRSDQLKRHQRRHTGVKPFQCETCQRKFSRSDHLKTHTRTHTGKTSEKPFTCRWSNCQKKFARSDELVRHHSMHQRNLTKLQPAI
- the wt1b gene encoding WT1 transcription factor b isoform X4; its protein translation is MLTEPYGAMSMGSDVRDLTLLTPAPPMPSLPGAGGGCGMSVGTGQWTQLLDLHPSSSYSSLPSHPSLIKQEPGWGTADPIEDPHCGPCGAFTVHFSGQFTGAGPCRVGAFGEPTTGQPRVFPNGTYLPSCVDSPPAARNQGYGAVGLESSPSCGHVASHHTPQLSSLSFKHEDTLSPPNNIVDQQYGAPPPMFGCLNPPESCPSNQALLLRNYNSDNVYQMASQLECVKWNQMNSLASSMKSVHTTSYDSEPIVPPPPMLVSAQYHIHAHSVFRGLQDVRRVPGIAPPVVRSEANEKRPFVCAYPGCSKRYFKLSHLQMHGRKHTGEKPYQCDFTDCGRRFSRSDQLKRHQRRHTGVKPFQCETCQRKFSRSDHLKTHTRTHTGEKPFTCRWSNCQKKFARSDELVRHHSMHQRNLTKLQPAI
- the wt1b gene encoding WT1 transcription factor b isoform X3, which gives rise to MLTEPYGAMSMGSDVRDLTLLTPAPPMPSLPGAGGGCGMSVGTGQWTQLLDLHPSSSYSSLPSHPSLIKQEPGWGTADPIEDPHCGPCGAFTVHFSGQFTGAGPCRVGAFGEPTTGQPRVFPNGTYLPSCVDSPPAARNQGYGAVGLESSPSCGHVASHHTPQLSSLSFKHEDTLSPPNNIVDQQYGAPPPMFGCLNPPESCPSNQALLLRNYNSDNVYQMASQLECVKWNQMNSLASSMKSSVHTTSYDSEPIVPPPPMLVSAQYHIHAHSVFRGLQDVRRVPGIAPPVVRSEANEKRPFVCAYPGCSKRYFKLSHLQMHGRKHTGEKPYQCDFTDCGRRFSRSDQLKRHQRRHTGVKPFQCETCQRKFSRSDHLKTHTRTHTGEKPFTCRWSNCQKKFARSDELVRHHSMHQRNLTKLQPAI
- the wt1b gene encoding WT1 transcription factor b isoform X1, producing the protein MLTEPYGAMSMGSDVRDLTLLTPAPPMPSLPGAGGGCGMSVGTGQWTQLLDLHPSSSYSSLPSHPSLIKQEPGWGTADPIEDPHCGPCGAFTVHFSGQFTGAGPCRVGAFGEPTTGQPRVFPNGTYLPSCVDSPPAARNQGYGAVGLESSPSCGHVASHHTPQLSSLSFKHEDTLSPPNNIVDQQYGAPPPMFGCLNPPESCPSNQALLLRNYNSDNVYQMASQLECVKWNQMNSLASSMKSSVHTTSYDSEPIVPPPPMLVSAQYHIHAHSVFRGLQDVRRVPGIAPPVVRSEANEKRPFVCAYPGCSKRYFKLSHLQMHGRKHTGEKPYQCDFTDCGRRFSRSDQLKRHQRRHTGVKPFQCETCQRKFSRSDHLKTHTRTHTGKTSEKPFTCRWSNCQKKFARSDELVRHHSMHQRNLTKLQPAI